ACAATTTCATTCAAAGGAAAGAGATATTTAAGCATAACTCTATTTTGATCAATAAATATCATATTCTTCTGAACTGCTCTTCGAGcctaaaaagggaaggaagaaaatgggTTTAATGATAACCTACTCAAATACTGAGGAATAATGTATTTCTCTAATGGTCTAGTAAAAACCTTATAGGCAGTATTTATAATCCAGGgagaaacattttatatttcaattaCCTTAGGCTTGCTACCAAAGCTTTTAATCTTTAtctaacaattttatattttaaaataaacactattggccgggtgcagtggctcaagcctgtaatcccagcactttgggaggccgagacaggcggatcacgaggtcaggagatcgagaccatcctggctaacatggtgaaaccccgtctcgactaaaaaatacaaaaaactagccgggcgaggtggcgggcgcctgtagtcccagctactcgggaggctgaggcaggagaatggcgcaaacccagaaggtggagattgcagtgagctgagatccagtcactgcactccagcccgggcgacagagcgagaccccgtctcaaaaaaaaataataataaaataaacactatttCATTTAACAGTAAATCAAATGTAACTAAATATAAAGTCAAAAATCctaatttcttgttttataaataattaggTCCAGAGAAATTAAAAGTGTAAGACCAAGATTACAATCTAGTTTTTAACCTAATTAAAACTCAAGTCACCATTTGATACTTTCCAATATGTATCTGAGTATTTCagataagtatttttaaagaatataattaCATACCATTTGTGGATTAAATCATTTATTACAATGCAGTGAGAACTAAAACAAAATGGGAGTACCTTCAAATTTATGGTCCTTGAAGTACTATAATCATCTTTCAAACTACTCAAAAAGGCGAAAAGAAATTATACATTTAGCTAATTAtcaaatttctttcctttgggcTAAAATATCAAATCAGTAAATTACACAAattatcagaaatatttttatttgaaatcaaaataattttaaaagtatacatatctatatctatgtgtACAGATAcagacagatatatatatacacatatgaaaatCTCATTAAATTCAGTATGCTCAGCagaaagaaatcttttaaaacaagTTGGAAATCACTATTTCAGAGGACTAAAACCTAATTTTGTATTAAATTGTATTACAGTTATACCTCGCAAAGCATCATTATTTTTCCAGTGTATTCATCTGGTGTGATAATAGTGCCCAAAACAACTGGCTCCAAATATTCTGTTACTTTTGATTTATCGGGGAATTGTGCAGGATTGAtaattgtaatttctttttctctatattcctaaaaattagaaaaatcagtaatacttaaaaataaatcttaatataatgatcatttttcttgtttgctttatattttaaaatctctcccGCTGAAATCATTTAGTATTAATAAGTATTAGTAAACAATATATTCCAATTATTGATATTTACTAAACATATTTCACGGACCATTTAGAAAAAGTatgacaaaaaatacattttaacctgacatttataaaacattatagTTTAATAGTTAATTTTGTTGGAAAATATTTAGATTGCCAAAATTATTATTTGCTTAAAATGAACAGATTGCCACCTACATGGAATACAATATTGTCTTCATCACTGATTTGAAATTTAGAATTTCTCAGTCACCGGAATGAATGCTTCACTTTTTATGAGAGAAATTACTTATGaccaaaattacattttttatttttgtgctaGAATCAGAACATTGTTTTCActactaattttactttttactatCAGCAATAGACTAGTTTTGATAATGTGGAGATTATATCAGgttaagaaaaatactgcataaaTTAGTTTTCAAAAAAGTTCTTCATTAGGCATAGAGTAATTCAATGTTTATTACTactaatcaataaatatttaatacttaatCAGCTACTGGTATAGTAAAAAGCTTCTCCtgcattgtatatatacacatttattttttccaagagACTAATGCAAAACAGTAGTAAATACCAAGTACCTTTATCAATTTTGATGATGAAAGTACAGCTTTATATGGAACAGTAGGGGTTGTTAAAATAACAGAAGCATTATATTCTAGCTCCAGTCGCTGGTTGAAAACTTCCATGTGCAAAAGTCCAAGAAATCCTAGCCTGGAAGAGGAAAAGATAAACTTCAAAATGTTTATGTCCCAtgggcttcattttttttcttttttttttttttatgaacaTATTGTTACCTTAAGGGAGGGATGGAATTGAGTCAAAGAATTCACAATATAATTAAATGCTAGCATAACTTcattaaataagattaaaatcTTCCATTGGGAATCTATTTTAAATCACTATAAAACTTACCCATTAAATGTCAATCCACAACGTGAAACAGGcagataaaaattgtttttgttcacTTTACACTAATATAAACTTATTTTCAGTAAATGTTCCAGAACAATGCACCATTTTATACCTCCCATActtgatactttaaaaaaaacctcccttataaaaatatttttaaaatataccatttaTACCTTTCTTTCCTATAAAAATAGTGAATGAATCTTACCTCCAGCCAGCACCCAGAGCAAGACTACTATCCCGATGAACTGTCACACTGGAATCATTTAAAGTTAGTTTTTCTATAGCACTCTTCAGGTTGTTATATTCAGACTGGTCTACAGGATACATTCCTGGGGATACAATGATTTCTAATTATCACGTGATAAGCTGCCTCTAGACCAATCAAACCACATGTGTAGTGCTGCCAAGTTCCAAATTAGTCATTTACCTTTTAAATTACTTTCTTGTATTTTATGGACCAAAATACTGGTTTGCTAAAAATTTATGATAATTTGGTTTCAAAGTATCTTACAAGTCATTAGTCTTAAAGAATATATAACTAGATTGGCACgccaaataatgtttttaatgtttttgaaaaactacagggaaaaggaaaaaaaaaacatgggaaTTAGGCCTATTAAGAAAACACAttgtaattgcaaaaacaaaagcacaagaCATCCCACAACCCAAATGAAACTTTATTATTAGATAAAAATAGGagtagaaatgaaaactatacTCCACTCTCAATTCTCTAAGGCAGATTATCTACTTAAAACCATagttaaattttgctttttggtATTTACTTACAAAAACTATGGGAATCACTACTGATTCTCTTTCATCTGACAACTCTGAAGTCCTCTAAAATCCAGATGACTGACTTTGCCTAAAGGTAGGAGTAAACAAAGTTCCTAATTCCCAGTGAGAGAGACTGTAGGGTGAAAATCAAGGGTTAGATGCTCGGCACAGAGTAACCTGATGACCTTCAATCAGGTCTTCCTTTCTCCAAAGTAAAGGAAGTAATAGATTCTGAAATTATACATACTTGAGGCAACATTATTCTCTGTCATGTTTACGAGTACAATACAATATTAAAGAAACTCTATCGAAGATGAAGGTACTCAGTCAGTGTCTAACGATAATCAGTAATAAGAACATCCtaattagaaaaatgtttcaaatataataatgaactccctagaaaaataagaaagaaatttatattaCTGTATTCTATACATCACAGCTTCTTCCTTAAGAGCTTATTTCTTAACACATCCTAAATGATCTCCCACATATAATTTCATCATACATATGAAATTATAAACTGATAAACAGCACAAAGAATTAAGTGAAACAATATGCTAGAATTAGAGGTTATTTAATATAATCAGAATGTGTATTTTTTCCTTAGCCACTGAGACAaacttttagtttaaaaatatcatGGCTCTCAACCTTTGAATTTGTGAGCTCCTCACCTGCAAATACCATTGGTTTCGCTGATTTAAACCCAGGCAAGGGCTCCACTGGTTGCTTATGTAAATATAATGTATCTCCTATTTGCGCTTCAGTGACATTTTTCATCCCAGCAATCAGATAGCCCACCTGTCCTGCatatctaaataaaattattatatgcaaatatttacttCTTTAATGTTTCAAGCACATAACTCACAATTAGTTCTACCTTCCCAGGAAACTATCATACACTTTCCAAACTTTCCATACACTTTGAAAATAAGTGCTACGTATCAATTATCAAACTCTGAAGCTTGCCAGCAAATGAACACACTAGGTCTTACAATCCATTAGACCTCTCTACTTATAAACCTATCACCTTTTTCATGATTCTGCCAACCTTTGCAATTTAAACACCAGTTTCTAAAGCATATTGTAAATACAGTGAAACTAGTAAGTACAAAAGCATTACAATAAGTACACTATTTGTGATGTCTTTTATTAATGAATTGTGTTGCAAATGctttaacaaaggaaaaaaaggtaaatttttatCCAAGAAAAATGTGAACTCTCAACAAACTGGACATCTGATGTTCCTCCTTTAGCAAAAGAACGAATCCTGAGTTCAGTTGAagcttagtttaaaaaaaaaaaaaatccctacaaagttaaaataatttacactTAGAATGAGCTTTAAGAACCTTAAATGAAGATGTGATAATGTTCAGTATATATGGCAGAATATAAATAgatgttaaaatatttcagtaaaataaaaatagactttgACTCAATATAGTGCTGTTTTTAGACATACAACACTA
This portion of the Rhinopithecus roxellana isolate Shanxi Qingling chromosome 2, ASM756505v1, whole genome shotgun sequence genome encodes:
- the LOC104674693 gene encoding translation factor GUF1, mitochondrial isoform X5, coding for MKNVTEAQIGDTLYLHKQPVEPLPGFKSAKPMVFAGMYPVDQSEYNNLKSAIEKLTLNDSSVTVHRDSSLALGAGWRLGFLGLLHMEVFNQRLELEYNASVILTTPTVPYKAVLSSSKLIKEYREKEITIINPAQFPDKSKVTEYLEPVVLGTIITPDEYTGKIMMLCEARRAVQKNMIFIDQNRVMLKYLFPLNEIVVDFYDSLKSLSSGYASFDYEDAGYQTAELVKMDILLNGNNVEELVTVVHKDKAHSIGKAICERLKDSLPRQLFEIAIQAAIGSKIIARETVKAYRKNVLAKCYGGDITRKMKLLKRQAEGKKKLRKIGNVEVPKDAFIKVLKTQSSK